ATGAAATAAATTCTCGTTATTTTGTTATTATTATGAGTTATATCAAACAAATTCAACCTGATGGTCGTAGTGGCATAGTGGCAATTATACGGGATATGACAAACGAACATAACTTAGATCAATTGAAAAAGGATTTTATAGCTAATGTTTCACATGAATTACGTACACCCATTTCATTACTTCAAGGTTATACTGAATCTATTGTAGATGGCATAGTAACTGAACCAGAAGAAATAAAAGATTCACTTTCTATAGTACTAGATGAAACGAAGCGACTTAATCGATTAGTCAATGAATTGTTAAACGTGGCTCGTATGGATGCCGAAGGGCTTACTGTTAATAAAGAACATCAACCTATTGATAGTCTACTTAATAAGATGCAACAAAAATATAAACAGTTGGCTTCAGATCTACAACTCAATATGAACTTGAATCCTCAAACGGATGGACATGAATGGTATTATGATTCTGACCGAATGGAACAAGTTCTCACGAACTTAATAGATAATGCTACACGTTATACTGAATCAGACGATAAGATTACTATAACTTGTGGCGCTGACGAATATACTGATATCCTATATATTCAAGATACTGGTACAGGTATTGCACCAGAACATCTAAAACAAGTATTCGACCGCTTTTATAAAGTAGACGCCTCAAGAAAAAGAGGTAAGCAAGGTACTGGACTGGGTCTATTCATTTGTAAAATGATTATAGAAGGACATGGTGGTAGTATCGACGTTAAAAGTAATTTAGGTAAAGGTACAACTTTTATTATTAAGTTACCAAAATAATGAAGTATGCAGTTAATTAAAACAAGCCCTTTTTAGCGATTCTGATTGTTAATATGGGCTTGTTTTAATTAGTGATTTATTATGACTTTTAAAGTAGGTATTTAATTTTGATTCTTACTGGACACAGAGTCCATTATAATTATAATTTGAAGTGATTTATAAAATATAATTATAAACCAATAAAGTGACATAAATAGTTGTTTCATGCTAATATAAATTTCAATAAATAATTTAACTAATGAAAAGAAGAGGAGGATATATTCATAATTTTATCCTTTTATTCTATGTATATTGAATTGGAAGGAGAAAATTGAATATGCACAACAATCAAAAAAAATTGATTACAATAAGCATGTTAAGTGCTATTGCTTTTATTTTAACTTTTTTAAAATTTCCTATACCATTTTTACCCCCGTATTTAACATTAGACGTGAGTGATGTTCCAGGGTTATTAGCTACATTTACTTTAGGCCCAGTAGCAGGATTAATTGTTGAATTTATTAAGAACCTGCTTACATTTTTATTTAATATTGGAGACCCTATTGGTCCAATAGCTAATTTCTTTGCTGCCGCTTCACTTTTATTAGTAGCTTATTTTGTAACTAAAGATAAACAATCTATTCGATCTTTAATCGTAGGTTTGGCAAGTGGTACGATTGTCATGACCATCGTTTTAAGTATTCTAAACTATTTCGTATTATTACCATTATATGGTATGATAATGAACCTAAACGACGTAGTACACAACGTTAAAGTAGTAGTGGTATCTGGCATAATACCATTCAATATTATTAAAGGTATCGTTGTTTCATTAATATTTATTTTATTATATAAGAGACTTAAAAAAGTATTAAGTTAATAAAGGATAATTGCTAAGTGGTAGAGTAGATTCTACTGCTTTTTTTGTAAAAAAAGAGAGAACGTCAGTATTAACGTCCTCTCATTACAAGATATATAACTTAAATAATTAAATGTATCATTTATTCAAATTTTAATGGATCTCCATCAAATGATTCTTCTTCAATTTTAATTGAATCTGTAGGACATCCTTCAAGCGCATCTTCCATATCCTCATATAGTTCTTCAGGCACTTCAGCTGTTCCTTTGTTGTCATCAAGTATAACGTAAGCTATACCTTCATCATCGTAGTCATATATATCAGGGGCAGCGGCACCACAAGCTCCACATGCTATACATGTATCCATATCAACTATTGTATATTTAGCCAATTTCTTCGCCTCCTTTGACAAAAATGCTACACTAATATCACAATTAATATTGTAGTTATCGAGTTACGATTTTTCAAATTTTTTTGTTTATAAATAACGAGGAGTATCCCATGTATAATATAATTCATTTTGTGCAGTCACAAGCACACGACTATAAATCACAAAAAAGCATATATAATATTATCACAGGCAAAAAGTCACATCAAACGTTTTTTGATGCTGCAAGTCAAAATCTACTTTCATTATATCACAGCTTACCTAACTTAAAATATCCGTCATTTGAGCGATTTTCTAACGACATTAGTAAATTAGATAAAAATTTTGAGTTAATAACTAACCCTAGATTTACATACGACAGTTTAATCAATACTTTTAGTGCCATTCAGTTATTGACGCAAACCGTCTCGAACATAGAGCATGATTATAATCACTTTATACCAACTTCGCAACATCAATTTATCCAGCAACGTGTAAAAAATATTTATACATATATTAAAGATCAAAATTTATTTGACCAATATAAAGAGGAACTAAAGCAGTTATTTTCGAAACTTTATCAACAAAATGGACAAACGTACTTACACTACTATCTACAAGGTTATGAAGAAAGCATGTATACAAGACAACAAGTAAGTTTAATTGAAAATATTCCTCACCACCATTTAAAAGAAGTAGAATATAAAGAATTAATTACATTGATAAATCAATTAGAAGATATAAACAATTATCCGATATTAAATAACTTAATTGTACTCCCATCACTACTAAACAAAACGGAAGTAACATTAAATTGTTTGACTCGTGGTTATTCCATTACACAAATACAACAGCATCAAAACGTAAAGATAAACACAATAGAGGATCATTTATTAGAATTATTTATAAAAGGTTATTTAAAAGATTATCATATATATATTTCTGAAGAAGCTATTACGGAGTTTTGGCCATATTATTTAGCCCATCGTGACGAACGCTTACGTTTATTTAAAGAATATTTTCCAGCATATAGTTATTTTCAACTTAAATTAATGATTATAGGTATAGAGAGAGGTGATTTCAATGTTACATGAAGCACTCAAAAAATGGTTTGGATTTGAAAGTTTTAAAAAGGGACAAGAAGAAATAATTTCAAATGTATTAAACCATAAACATACTTTAGGTATTTTACCTACTGGTAGTGGTAAAAGTTTATGCTATCAGTTACCAACCTATATTAATAAAAAACCTACTTTAGTTGTTTCACCATTAATTTCCCTTATGGACGATCAGGTTATGCAAATGAAAATAAATGGTGAAACATCGGTCAGCTGCGTTCACTCAGGAATGGATGAACAAGAAAGACAATATAATCTAGCAAAAATAAAATCCAGTCGTTTTATCTTTTTAAGCCCTGAATTTTTATTACAACCTTTCAACGCAAAATTATTAACTAAGTTAGACTTGGGGCTCATCGTTTTAGACGAAGCTCATTGTTTATCCGAGTGGGGCTACGATTTCAGACCACATTATGCGCTAATAGGAAAAATCACACGCCAATTTCCTCAGGCAACTATATTAGCTTTGACAGCAACCGCCCAACCTTATTTACTTAATGACATTAATCACATGTTAAATGCTAATTTAACAGAAATTAAAACGACCATGAATAGAGATAATATATCACTGTCACATTTAAATTTTGACAGTGATGAAACAAAGTTAACATGGTTATTGGATTTTATTAAAAATTCTGGACCAACTATTATTTATGTTTCCTCCAAGAAAATATGTTTAAGTTTAGCACAAGCTAT
The genomic region above belongs to Staphylococcus durrellii and contains:
- a CDS encoding ECF transporter S component; translation: MHNNQKKLITISMLSAIAFILTFLKFPIPFLPPYLTLDVSDVPGLLATFTLGPVAGLIVEFIKNLLTFLFNIGDPIGPIANFFAAASLLLVAYFVTKDKQSIRSLIVGLASGTIVMTIVLSILNYFVLLPLYGMIMNLNDVVHNVKVVVVSGIIPFNIIKGIVVSLIFILLYKRLKKVLS
- a CDS encoding ferredoxin — translated: MAKYTIVDMDTCIACGACGAAAPDIYDYDDEGIAYVILDDNKGTAEVPEELYEDMEDALEGCPTDSIKIEEESFDGDPLKFE
- a CDS encoding helix-turn-helix domain-containing protein encodes the protein MYNIIHFVQSQAHDYKSQKSIYNIITGKKSHQTFFDAASQNLLSLYHSLPNLKYPSFERFSNDISKLDKNFELITNPRFTYDSLINTFSAIQLLTQTVSNIEHDYNHFIPTSQHQFIQQRVKNIYTYIKDQNLFDQYKEELKQLFSKLYQQNGQTYLHYYLQGYEESMYTRQQVSLIENIPHHHLKEVEYKELITLINQLEDINNYPILNNLIVLPSLLNKTEVTLNCLTRGYSITQIQQHQNVKINTIEDHLLELFIKGYLKDYHIYISEEAITEFWPYYLAHRDERLRLFKEYFPAYSYFQLKLMIIGIERGDFNVT
- a CDS encoding RecQ family ATP-dependent DNA helicase; this translates as MLHEALKKWFGFESFKKGQEEIISNVLNHKHTLGILPTGSGKSLCYQLPTYINKKPTLVVSPLISLMDDQVMQMKINGETSVSCVHSGMDEQERQYNLAKIKSSRFIFLSPEFLLQPFNAKLLTKLDLGLIVLDEAHCLSEWGYDFRPHYALIGKITRQFPQATILALTATAQPYLLNDINHMLNANLTEIKTTMNRDNISLSHLNFDSDETKLTWLLDFIKNSGPTIIYVSSKKICLSLAQAIYDEGYLTGIYHGDLSYQERHTVQHQFISNEIPIIVATSAFGMGINKKDIRTIIHFHIPTSPSSYMQEIGRAGRDGEISQAISLYQPDDSYLLETLLFTDSVTSDDIALFETGDLIDPIKLEMLETLSSYYSIHELTTIFNKSLQRKQLAYKKMINYKMLDTCRRSFLLAYFGEYNIKKPSYCCDNDTHLKKLTIYNKKKVKRKMDYNEKLQNLFN